A portion of the Acidobacteriaceae bacterium genome contains these proteins:
- a CDS encoding rod shape-determining protein: MRSIFSLFSSDLAIDLGTANTLVYAHGKGIIVNEPSIIAVNRVTNEVEAVGKEAKEMLGRTPGNIIAIKPMKDGVIADFKQTEKMLNYFIQKAHNRKMMVHPRIVIGVPSEITQVEKRAVMDSAYRAKASEVHLVEQAMVAAIGAGLPITEPGGNMVVDIGGGTTDIAVISLAGIVYSRSVRMAGNQMDEAVGTYLKRKYNLLVGERTAEQIKIELGSAYPLDKPLTMDIKGRNLIEGVPKTITIEDSEIREALGECIATIMNAIRVALERTPPELSADISDRGIVLTGGGALIKNLDKRIREETGLPVSIADDPLASVVLGTGKMLSDFRLLRKISID; this comes from the coding sequence ATGCGTTCCATCTTTTCGTTATTTTCGAGCGATCTTGCGATCGATCTCGGAACAGCCAACACGCTGGTCTATGCGCATGGCAAGGGCATCATTGTGAATGAGCCTTCGATAATTGCTGTGAACCGTGTGACCAACGAAGTGGAAGCCGTGGGCAAGGAAGCGAAGGAGATGCTGGGCCGTACGCCGGGCAATATCATCGCCATCAAGCCGATGAAGGACGGTGTGATCGCCGACTTCAAGCAGACGGAGAAGATGCTCAACTACTTCATTCAGAAGGCCCATAACCGCAAGATGATGGTGCATCCGCGCATCGTGATCGGTGTGCCTTCGGAGATTACACAGGTAGAAAAGCGCGCTGTTATGGACTCGGCGTACCGCGCCAAGGCTTCGGAAGTGCATCTCGTGGAGCAGGCGATGGTGGCTGCGATTGGTGCTGGTCTGCCGATTACGGAGCCGGGCGGCAACATGGTTGTCGATATCGGCGGCGGAACAACGGACATTGCGGTGATTTCGCTGGCGGGCATCGTTTACTCGCGCTCCGTGCGCATGGCCGGTAACCAGATGGACGAGGCTGTCGGCACCTACCTGAAGCGCAAGTACAACCTGCTGGTAGGCGAGCGCACGGCGGAGCAGATCAAGATTGAGCTGGGGTCGGCGTATCCGCTGGACAAGCCGCTCACCATGGACATCAAGGGCCGCAACCTGATTGAAGGCGTGCCGAAGACGATCACGATTGAGGATTCGGAGATTCGCGAGGCCCTCGGTGAGTGCATTGCGACGATCATGAATGCGATTCGTGTGGCCCTGGAACGTACTCCTCCTGAGCTTTCGGCGGACATCTCTGACCGCGGCATTGTGCTGACGGGTGGTGGTGCGCTGATCAAGAACCTCGACAAGCGTATTCGCGAAGAAACAGGGCTGCCGGTTTCAATTGCGGACGATCCGCTTGCATCGGTAGTGCTGGGCACGGGCAAAATGCTTTCGGACTTCCGCCTGCTGCGCAAGATCTCGATTGACTAG